In one Mucilaginibacter ginsenosidivorax genomic region, the following are encoded:
- the dnaJ gene encoding molecular chaperone DnaJ: MAKRDYYDILGVSKGSDADEIKKAYRKMAIKYHPDKNQGDKEAEEKFKEAAEAYEVLSSPEKRQRYDQFGHAANASSPNGGGYGGGGMDMNDIFSQFGDIFGGGSPFEGFFGGGGRQGGGAGGRRVARGSNLRIKVRLTLEEIANGAEKKIKVNKQIVCKTCDGSGAKDKASFQTCKTCGGSGAVRRVTNTILGQMQTTSTCPTCNGEGSTILSKCNVCHGDGVVRGEELITINVPAGVSEGMQLSMSGKGNAAPRGGVPGDLIILIEEIPHETLKRDGNNVIYDLHVNFVDATLGTTVEVPTIDGKAKIKIDPGTQGGKILRLKGKGVPEVNSYHRGDQLVHINIWTPKIVSREEREMLEKLQSSPNFKPNPGKNEKSFFERMKEYFE; this comes from the coding sequence GGATAAAAATCAGGGTGACAAAGAGGCGGAAGAAAAATTTAAGGAAGCAGCTGAAGCTTACGAAGTTTTAAGCAGCCCCGAAAAACGCCAGCGTTATGACCAGTTTGGTCATGCGGCCAATGCTTCATCGCCAAATGGCGGCGGTTATGGCGGCGGCGGTATGGATATGAACGACATATTTAGCCAGTTTGGTGATATCTTTGGCGGCGGCAGTCCGTTTGAAGGTTTCTTTGGCGGCGGAGGCCGCCAGGGTGGCGGTGCCGGTGGCAGGCGAGTAGCCCGTGGCAGCAACCTGCGTATTAAAGTACGTTTAACACTTGAAGAAATTGCCAATGGCGCCGAAAAGAAAATAAAAGTAAATAAACAGATAGTTTGCAAAACCTGCGACGGCTCTGGCGCAAAAGATAAAGCATCGTTCCAAACTTGTAAAACATGTGGTGGCTCGGGCGCCGTGCGCAGGGTAACCAATACCATTTTGGGGCAAATGCAAACAACCAGCACCTGCCCTACGTGTAACGGCGAAGGCTCAACCATACTGTCAAAATGTAATGTTTGTCATGGTGATGGCGTAGTACGTGGCGAAGAGTTGATTACCATCAACGTACCCGCTGGCGTAAGCGAAGGCATGCAACTTAGCATGAGCGGCAAAGGTAATGCGGCCCCACGCGGCGGTGTACCGGGCGATTTAATCATTTTGATTGAAGAGATTCCGCATGAAACTTTAAAACGCGATGGTAACAACGTGATATACGATTTGCATGTAAACTTTGTTGATGCAACCCTGGGTACCACTGTTGAAGTACCTACCATTGACGGTAAAGCCAAAATAAAAATTGACCCCGGAACCCAGGGAGGCAAAATATTGCGCCTGAAAGGTAAAGGCGTACCCGAAGTAAACTCCTACCATCGTGGCGACCAGTTGGTGCACATCAACATCTGGACACCAAAAATTGTAAGCCGCGAAGAACGCGAGATGCTGGAGAAACTACAATCAAGCCCCAACTTTAAACCCAATCCGGGAAAAAACGAAAAAAGCTTTTTTGAGCGAATGAAGGAATATTTTGAGTAG